One genomic segment of Nothobranchius furzeri strain GRZ-AD chromosome 10, NfurGRZ-RIMD1, whole genome shotgun sequence includes these proteins:
- the LOC107386176 gene encoding inactive phospholipid phosphatase 7 isoform X3, with the protein MSTWTRGRESSDGSQAADGGPKEASRWPEQDCMQLNPSFRGIAINSLLAIDISLSKRLGMCVGAHGTGAPLRPMVTLLALTGHALPWICGTLICLWRSSTLAGQEVLVNLLMALILDLMTVAGIQKLVKRRGPWDFPPGLLDYVAMDTYSFPAAHASRAVMVAKFLLNHLVLAVPLRILLYLWAFLVGVSRVLLGKHHLSDVGCGFALGFLHFSLVESVWLDSATCQTLVSIGTLRWTPLL; encoded by the exons GGGTCGTGAATCCTCTGATGGGAGCCAAGCAGCTGACGGGGGTCCCAAGGAGGCCTCCCGCTGGCCGGAACAGGACTGCATGCAGCTGAACCCGAGCTTCCGGGGAATCGCCATCAACTCTCTGCTCGCCATCGACATTAGCCTTTCTAAACGTCTGGGTATGTGTGTTGGAGCTCACGGCACCGGCGCCCCGCTGCGTCCCATGGTGACCCTGCTGGCCTTAACAGGACACGCCCTCCCCTGGATCTGTGGGACCCTGATCtgtctgtggaggagcagcacccTGGCTGGACAGGAAGTCCTTGTTAACCTGCTGATGG CCCTGATCCTGGACTTGATGACAGTTGCTGGGATACAGAAGCTGGTGAAGCGTAGAGGACCCTGGGATTTCCCCCCTGGGCTTTTGGACTATGTTGCCATGGATACGTATTCTTTCCCAGCAGCCCACGCGAGCCGAGCTGTCATGGTGGCTAAGTTCTTGTTGAACCATCTGGTTCTGGCG GTGCCCTTGAGGATCCTGCTCTACCTATGGGCCTTCCTGGTGGGCGTTTCTCGGGTGCTTCTGGGTAAACACCACCTGTCGGACGTGGGCTGTGGTTTTGCTCTGGGCTTCCTGCACTTCAGTCTGGTGGAGTCGGTTTGGTTGGACTCAGCCACGTGTCAGACCCTCGTCTCCATCGGGACCCTGCGCTGGACTCCACTGCTTTAG
- the LOC107386176 gene encoding inactive phospholipid phosphatase 7 isoform X1 — MPGSQARSRPRDRNNVLTRPEFMSLNQPPRREQVGGEGRGSGPRRPVIRQQSQQEDPGGRGRESSDGSQAADGGPKEASRWPEQDCMQLNPSFRGIAINSLLAIDISLSKRLGMCVGAHGTGAPLRPMVTLLALTGHALPWICGTLICLWRSSTLAGQEVLVNLLMALILDLMTVAGIQKLVKRRGPWDFPPGLLDYVAMDTYSFPAAHASRAVMVAKFLLNHLVLAVPLRILLYLWAFLVGVSRVLLGKHHLSDVGCGFALGFLHFSLVESVWLDSATCQTLVSIGTLRWTPLL, encoded by the exons ATGCCTGGCAGCCAAGCCCGGAGCCGGCCCAGAGACCGGAACAATGTCCTGACCCGGCCCGAGTTCATGTCCCTAAACCAGCCGCCTCGCAGAGAGCAGGTTGGGGGGGAGGGACGCGGCAGTGGGCCGAGGAGACCTGTGATCAGACAGCAGAGTCAGCAGGAAGACCCAGGAGGGAG GGGTCGTGAATCCTCTGATGGGAGCCAAGCAGCTGACGGGGGTCCCAAGGAGGCCTCCCGCTGGCCGGAACAGGACTGCATGCAGCTGAACCCGAGCTTCCGGGGAATCGCCATCAACTCTCTGCTCGCCATCGACATTAGCCTTTCTAAACGTCTGGGTATGTGTGTTGGAGCTCACGGCACCGGCGCCCCGCTGCGTCCCATGGTGACCCTGCTGGCCTTAACAGGACACGCCCTCCCCTGGATCTGTGGGACCCTGATCtgtctgtggaggagcagcacccTGGCTGGACAGGAAGTCCTTGTTAACCTGCTGATGG CCCTGATCCTGGACTTGATGACAGTTGCTGGGATACAGAAGCTGGTGAAGCGTAGAGGACCCTGGGATTTCCCCCCTGGGCTTTTGGACTATGTTGCCATGGATACGTATTCTTTCCCAGCAGCCCACGCGAGCCGAGCTGTCATGGTGGCTAAGTTCTTGTTGAACCATCTGGTTCTGGCG GTGCCCTTGAGGATCCTGCTCTACCTATGGGCCTTCCTGGTGGGCGTTTCTCGGGTGCTTCTGGGTAAACACCACCTGTCGGACGTGGGCTGTGGTTTTGCTCTGGGCTTCCTGCACTTCAGTCTGGTGGAGTCGGTTTGGTTGGACTCAGCCACGTGTCAGACCCTCGTCTCCATCGGGACCCTGCGCTGGACTCCACTGCTTTAG
- the LOC107386176 gene encoding inactive phospholipid phosphatase 7 isoform X2, with product MSTWTRWDEIRGRESSDGSQAADGGPKEASRWPEQDCMQLNPSFRGIAINSLLAIDISLSKRLGMCVGAHGTGAPLRPMVTLLALTGHALPWICGTLICLWRSSTLAGQEVLVNLLMALILDLMTVAGIQKLVKRRGPWDFPPGLLDYVAMDTYSFPAAHASRAVMVAKFLLNHLVLAVPLRILLYLWAFLVGVSRVLLGKHHLSDVGCGFALGFLHFSLVESVWLDSATCQTLVSIGTLRWTPLL from the exons GGGTCGTGAATCCTCTGATGGGAGCCAAGCAGCTGACGGGGGTCCCAAGGAGGCCTCCCGCTGGCCGGAACAGGACTGCATGCAGCTGAACCCGAGCTTCCGGGGAATCGCCATCAACTCTCTGCTCGCCATCGACATTAGCCTTTCTAAACGTCTGGGTATGTGTGTTGGAGCTCACGGCACCGGCGCCCCGCTGCGTCCCATGGTGACCCTGCTGGCCTTAACAGGACACGCCCTCCCCTGGATCTGTGGGACCCTGATCtgtctgtggaggagcagcacccTGGCTGGACAGGAAGTCCTTGTTAACCTGCTGATGG CCCTGATCCTGGACTTGATGACAGTTGCTGGGATACAGAAGCTGGTGAAGCGTAGAGGACCCTGGGATTTCCCCCCTGGGCTTTTGGACTATGTTGCCATGGATACGTATTCTTTCCCAGCAGCCCACGCGAGCCGAGCTGTCATGGTGGCTAAGTTCTTGTTGAACCATCTGGTTCTGGCG GTGCCCTTGAGGATCCTGCTCTACCTATGGGCCTTCCTGGTGGGCGTTTCTCGGGTGCTTCTGGGTAAACACCACCTGTCGGACGTGGGCTGTGGTTTTGCTCTGGGCTTCCTGCACTTCAGTCTGGTGGAGTCGGTTTGGTTGGACTCAGCCACGTGTCAGACCCTCGTCTCCATCGGGACCCTGCGCTGGACTCCACTGCTTTAG